GGCCCAACTCAGGTTTGAGACGTCGTCTTCAATTGACAGGCGCATCACTACTTGTTCAAGCGCTTCGTTGTTCCGACCTGCGGTCGTCATCTCGGCGCGGATATGCGTTTGATCGTTTACCTCGTCCTGATCGCCGTGGATAGACTGCAGCGTCACGGGCAGGCGGCTGATCGTCGAAAGCAACAACGCCCGGATATGATTTGCAGCTCTCTCTTTGCAGGTCAGCCGAACCTCATAGAGTGTTTCCACCGGAGTGACTTCTGGAAGGACCGGGTGAAGACGATAGGCGAGTGGGCGTAGCACCACATTGGTCATCAGCACACCAACCGTCAGTACGAGCGCGAGATTCAATGACCCGAGCCCAGACAACGCTCCGATTGCAGCAGAACACCAGATCGTCGCAGCGGTGTTGAGGCCACACACATTAGCACCGTCCTTGAAGATGACACCCGCACCGAGGAAACCAACTCCTGAGACGACATAGGAGACGATTCGGCCTCGGGCCGAGGGATCATTCTCGAGGAGCAGGCCGCACATCACAAAGGCCGCCGCTCCGGCAGAGACGAGAGCGTTGGTGCGAGTGCCGGCCATGCGTTGCCGCCACTGGCGTTCCAAACCGACCAATGCACCCATACCGATCGCGAGGAACAATCGTAGCGAAAACTGAAGCGTAGTTATGCCGATCATTTCTTTCTCCGTGCGGCTGAGGTCGAACAGTGAGGGAGACTTTACAAGCCTCCCTCACTTCCGCTAGAAGCGGAATTTTGCTGCAATCTGGCCGATGCGCGGATCGGCCGCTTTGGTGACATAGCCAAATGTGCCGCCCTGGTCGCCGATGTTCCCGTCGACTGAGTTACCCCCATAAAACTGCGCGTGGTTGAAGACGTTGAACATCTCCAGACGAAGTTCGAGTACACGACCCTCAGAGATGTTGGTTAGCTTGTGGAGCGCCATGTCGTAGTTGTCGATGCCTGGCCCATAAAAGGCACGGCGTTTGGAGTTGCCCGGTGTTCCGAGCGCGTTCGGTGTGAAAGCGAGATTGTTGAAGTACGGCTTGCCGCCGCGGGGGTTGCGCTTGATCTTGTAGCCGGTGCCGTCATAGTTCGGCATGTCGAGGCTGGTCGAATTCACGCCGTTGTTCTGCACTTGCACGAGATAGTTGTCGCCGAAGCTCGCAAACGTCACCGGCACGCCGGTAGCAAAACGAGTAATGCCGGAGAGCGCCCAGCCACTGGTGAGCCGGCTCCGCCTGAGGAAGCGATTCAATGGCAGATCGTAGTTGTAGCTGACAACGAAGTTGTGTTTGAGATCGAAGGCCGAGATGCCGTCCAGCCGGTGATAATTGAAGGGATCGACCTGCTCCTGGATGCTTGAGGTCTGGTCGTAGGACTTGGAGTAGGTGTAGCTGGCAAGAAAGGACAGCGGCCCAGCCGTTCGCTTGAGGGTCACCTCAAGACCGTTATAGTTTGAGTTCCCCATGTTCTCGTAGTAAGCGTCGGTGCCGATCTGGTTCGGAAAAGGCCCGCGCGTTCCGTTGACCACTTGGCCGTTTGCGCGGGTGTAGACGAGGTTCTCTCCGAACGGTCCACACGTTGGCGTTCCGGGCGCAACTTCCGACGGCTGGCTAAGGCTGAGGCAGAGGTCTGGGTTGCCGGGGTTCGCTCCATGAACGGTCAACAGGTGACGCCCTAGCGAACCAATGTAGCCGATGCTCAACAGCGAGTTAGCGCCGATCTGCCGGTCGATCGAGAGGGTGTACTGCATCGAGTAGCTGGTCTTGTTCTTGTAGTACACGCTTCCGGCGCCGCTGATGGGGTAGTAGCGGCTCCAAGCGACGTTGTTGTCGGGGTTCTTTGTAGAAACGCTGTATGACGGCACATGCACA
The Edaphobacter bradus genome window above contains:
- a CDS encoding MgtC/SapB family protein codes for the protein MIGITTLQFSLRLFLAIGMGALVGLERQWRQRMAGTRTNALVSAGAAAFVMCGLLLENDPSARGRIVSYVVSGVGFLGAGVIFKDGANVCGLNTAATIWCSAAIGALSGLGSLNLALVLTVGVLMTNVVLRPLAYRLHPVLPEVTPVETLYEVRLTCKERAANHIRALLLSTISRLPVTLQSIHGDQDEVNDQTHIRAEMTTAGRNNEALEQVVMRLSIEDDVSNLSWAIVQSAME